The window CTCACATGtgggctgggtgtacatgtcgtATTCAttatcatcctcatcaagacgcgcagatcgcctacggaagtcaaatcaaaagacctgcatctggcaagcccaacttgtccttggacactcccggcactaaaagccatacacatttcatttcactcccCACTCCTTGCTGTTCAAGAAGACCGATAACCCCGTGGTCGTCTCAATCAAGCAggttcattccacgccatctactGTACTGTTAATGGAGCCGTACACTGCCAAGTAAGGAACACAGCTGCTAACCTATGCATACATATCTCGtaaaacgaatgaatgaataaaagttCTTGGATGAGCTAGTAAACGACCCGAGCAATCCGGAAAAGAGACAAAGATGATAGCTCTACACCACGTGTCTGGCCCTCTCACAAAAATATTTCTCGAATATTTACACGTACTAACACGAACAGCATGGGTAATTGAATCATGGGATAGGTCTCTTAGCCCCAAGAATATGAGACAGCATCTTCAGCCAGTAAATTAACTGAAAGTGTGTGTTCCTGACTATTTTACTAATTATCTGAGGCTGCCACAACGTATGTGTTGGCCCAGATTCAGGACAGTGTTCCCTTCGTGACACCAAACTCATGTAGAGTGTTGTAATCATCAttacgtgtctctgtggtggttggtaatatggtgtgtTTTATGCGTATATGAAGAGGTATTCATTAAAACGAACAAAGGCACACAGAGCCTGGCCCGAGGTATGACCCGGACGTGGCTAATATACACTGTTCCTttcggaatcgaaaccgggaccctatAAACAGAAAGCTGCTAGGCTGACAATGGAGCTAAAACGACTTACATAAAGTAAAGGTTTGCTGACCTCTTCCTGTATAAATTACCCGTATGGATCTAAAAATTCAATAATTCTTACTGTAATCGTTCTATTTGATATAAATAACAACTGTAATAATCCAAAGTATTCCGCAAGGAATTTCCGGTATTCCAGTATATATTAACAGGTTCGAGAGGTATACCTTGTTAAATGAAGCATGTGATACTTGGAGTTCGGAAGGAATGCTATTCTGGGAGAGTCAAGACAAGTTCAAACGATGAATTCCATTTATTGATCAGTTTcattattctcaaatattgataCATGTTAAGTCCATTTGCTGTATACAAATTGTCCATTCGCTTTCACATGTtaaaatatctataaaaacttgtacatttatttcacATCTTGCTTATAACTTCAAGTTTTGCAGTTCATTTGAAAATTAAGTACATTTTATGCTCATGTGAAAACAAATCACATGTAAGCAGTGAAGCATCCAGGAAGATCGTACCAAACAGAATAACATTCAGTCAATAAATTCCCCAAGATTTAGTGATTTTGAAATATCTATTCCAGATAGTCCTGGCACATTGCTGTCCACAACGGAAATACATTTCTCGAACAGGTGGATTATTCTTCAAATCGAATAATTCAAACAATGATTCATGTAAGAAAGCACACAATAATTTGCTTATAAAAAATTGTTTGCAAATAATTGGTCACTTAATAGATGACTCATTTCAATGACTTGTTAGCTCTCTAATGGTAATAATGATGTCCCACACCAACGAGACCTTTTCCAATACCTACGGAACCAACAGTTCCCAAAGAACCAAGGCCAGAAAAACCGGTAACTCCTCCCAAACCAAGACCTCCCAACACACCCTTACCAAACCCAAGTCCACCCAAACCATGAGTTCCGACGATTCCAACTCCCCGAGAGCCAAGTCCTCCTAGACCAACTCCTCCTAAGCCATGTCCCCATACATCCTTACCAATACCGATTCCACCAAATCCGTGAGTCCCCAGGCCAAGTCCTCCTAGACCAACACCTCCGAAGCCATGACCTCCCAACACACTCTTACCAATTCCGATTCCACCAAATCCATGAGTTCCTATTAATCCACCCAGGCCAACTCCTGTAGAGCCAACTCCTCCTAGGCCAATTCCACCCAAGCCAAGGCCTCCAACTACACCCTTACCAATACCGATTCCACCAAAACCGTGAGTTCCGATGATTCCACCGTGGCTAAATCCTCCATAGCCAATTCCTCCTAGGCCAATTCCTCCTAAACCATGACTTCCCAATACACCCTTACCAATACCGATTCCACCCAAACCGTGAGTTCCGATGATTCCACCTAAGTCAATTCCTCTGAGGCCAATTCCTCCTAAGCCATGACCTCCCAACACACCCTTACTAATACCGATTCCACCAAAACCACCGTGAGTTCCGATGATTCCACCGTGGCTAACTCCCCCAGAGCCAACTCCACCTAAGCCAATTCCTCCGAAGCCATGACCTCCCAATACACCTCTGCCAAAACCGACTCCACCCAATCCGTGAGTTCCGATTATTCCACCCAAGCCAACTCCTCCTAGGCTGACTCCTCCTAGGACACCCTTGCCAAGACCAACGGTTCCGACAAGTCCTCCTAGGCCAGTTCCATGACCATGGGTGTGGACGACTCCTGGATTTGCTGAAGCCTGTAAATATAGAACAATAATATCAGTACTTTGAGTCGTAAACATACTGAAATAACAGTCCTGATTTACAGCTGTAATAGCCTTATAATTATATCCTTAATCGTTTTATAACTTATGCGTGAATTGGTATTtatggagattgtgggttcggttTCCACTGGTGTGCGGTTGGATATTTTTGTtctacatctcgtcagcaaagaACCGAGACCAGAAATAACGGTATCTCTTCCCAATTCAAGACCACCACATATATCCAATTATACCTGTGAAATCGTGACCTCCCCACATACTCCCACCAATACCTACTCCACCCAAATTCAACACAGCCTAATAAGCGGTCACAATGAGGCGGTCACAATTTTCTTATCCATAATCGCACTATTGGATGGAGAAACCGAGAAATATCAATTACcgcatgctggtaaatctactgataggCCACTCTCTCACATGTAAGGACTCACAAATTTCAATCGACTGCTCCTATTCAAAACCACTTTTTAAAAAAAGGCGAGGACATCGAAAAACGCCGGCTTGAAGCGGATTTAAAGAGAATATCTATATATGAGATgtgaacacttcttcttcttcttcttcttcttcttcttcttcttcttcttcttcttcttcttcttcttctactactactactactaatcctaataataataatagtaataataattataataatcgtaataataataataataataataataataataataatttcaacgaAGTTTCCAAGCTCTTTAGGACGTTACAACAATGATATTACCACATTGGGACAAAATGCATGCAATTCCTTGAAAAATATTCTCAATCGGTGAAATTAATTCAAgtttatactaataataataataataataataataataataataataataataataataataattatgataataataatgttgtgtgccAGGCATTTTTATTGGATGGCGTTTAGGCTAAGTATTATAGGCATCCAGTTTACCCTAACAGATCAGAGGAGCCCTTATACTA is drawn from Anabrus simplex isolate iqAnaSimp1 chromosome 1, ASM4041472v1, whole genome shotgun sequence and contains these coding sequences:
- the LOC136857220 gene encoding uncharacterized protein — protein: MNSYNLALLFGCVLYLSTASANPGVVHTHGHGTGLGGLVGTVGLGKGVLGGVSLGGVGLGGIIGTHGLGGVGFGRGVLGGHGFGGIGLGGVGSGGVSHGGIIGTHGGFGGIGISKGVLGGHGLGGIGLRGIDLGGIIGTHGLGGIGIGKGVLGSHGLGGIGLGGIGYGGFSHGGIIGTHGFGGIGIGKGVVGGLGLGGIGLGGVGSTGVGLGGLIGTHGFGGIGIGKSVLGGHGFGGVGLGGLGLGTHGFGGIGIGKDVWGHGLGGVGLGGLGSRGVGIVGTHGLGGLGFGKGVLGGLGLGGVTGFSGLGSLGTVGSVGIGKGLVGVGHHYYH